Genomic DNA from Acuticoccus sp. MNP-M23:
CATCGAGGGAGAGCGGCCCGGCGCCCTTCAGCGTCAGGCAGACGAGGAGGAACACCCAGAGCGACCGCTGGTCGGCAATGGCCGAGCCGGATTCGGCCGAGAACCACGAGCCGATGGTGGCGGCGTCGGCGCCGTGCTGGGTGATGTCGGTCCACGTCATCACCGCAATGAAGGCGATCATCCCCAGCGAGGCGAGGCGGGTGAACAGGCCCACCACAATCAGCGCGGGGAGGATGAACTCGGCGTAGGTCCCGGCATGGACGACGACATGCTCCAGAACGCCGAGCTGCGACGGGTCGTAGCTGACGGCCTCCATCTCCTTGGGCAGGATCTGCGCGTAGGCACCCGGCGACAGGTTGATGATCCCCATCAGGCCGTCGCCGAGCTTGGTCATCGCGCTGTTCCAGAAATAGACGAGGAGCACGCCCGCAAAGACGAGCCGGCCCATCGTGCCGATCAGCCAGTCCTCCAGAAAGCGCTGGAGATTGAGAAAAAATGCGTTGTGCAGCCTGACGACCATGAAACTTGCAATCCGGTTATTGGGGGCATTTCAGCCCGTGGGAACGACGCGTGTGTGAAACGCCCCGGCCGACAACAGTTGCGCCAGGGCGCCGGCAAGGTCGAGTCCCTGCACCTGCGCCGCTTCGCCAAGTGGCGCGCCGTGCAGGAGATTTTCGGCAAATGTGGCGGCAGCATCGTCCAGCGGCCGGGTCAGCACGGTGAAGGCGGGGCGGGTGACGAGCGCCGCCGCAGCCGGCGTCTGGGCGAGCGGCGGCGTCTGGTTGGCCTGGAACGCCGCAAGGCCGCCGGCGGGTGTGCGGATCAGCGCGGTGGCGGGGTGCGCCACGAGCTGCACGCCGACCAGCGCCTGGGGGCCAAGGTCGGCCAGCGCGTCGCCGCCGAGCGGCTCGGCGTCCGCGGCATGGTAGGCGGTGACGCGGGCGAACTCGATCCGCCCCACCTCGGGCACGAACGGGTACGCGGTGAGCCCCGGCAACTGGGCCAGAAAGTCGGCAAAGGTTGCGCCGTAGCGGGCCAGGATCGGGCTTTGCGGCGGCCTCTGGCGGGCATAATCCACGGCGGCGGCGTCGAAGAAGGCGTCGCCCATCAGGCGCGCGGTGGTGGCGAACGTGGTGCGCAGGCTGTCGCGCAGCGAGGCGGCGACATTGTTGCGGTAGACGTCCATCCGGTCAGGCGCAGGCCGGCCCCTGCCGTTGCTGAGGCCTTCCGGCGACGTGCCGCCTGCAAGGGCTTTGAGAAAGCGGTCCTGTGTGGAAGGCGGGCGCTGCACGGGCTTAGCCGACGCCCTCGGTGGCGGCGCAGGCCTGCAAGATGCGGTCGGCGCGGGACACTTCGGCCGCCAGAATCTCGAACGGCGGAATGTCGGTGTCCCACTCGATAAGGGTTGGAACGGGCCGGCCAGTTCGTTCCAGAACCGCGCGGTAGAGCGACCAGACCGGCGGGGCGACCGGGCGGTCGTGCGTGTCGATCAGGAGCGGTGCGCCGGTAGCGTCGGCGTCCTCGGCGTGGCCGGCAAGGTGGATCTCGCCAACGGCCTCCACCGGAAATGCGGCGATATAATCGTGCGCAGTGAAACCGAGATTGGCGGCAGAGATGAAGACGTTGTTCACGTCGAGAATGAGGCCGCAGCCGGTCTGCCGGGTGACGGCCTTCATGAAGGAGAGCTCGTCCATGGTCGAAGAGTCGAACGCCAGGTAGCTGGACGGGTTCTCCAGAAGCATGGTGCGGCCAAGCGTGTCCTGCACCTCGTTGATGTGGGAGACCACGCGGGCCAGCGTTCCGGCGGTATAGGGGAGGGGCAGAAGGTCGTTGTAGTAGGCGCCGTCGTGGGTGGACCATGCCAGATGCTCGGAGACTAGCCCCGGCTCGTACCGGGCGGCGACAGCGCCAAGGCGTGCAAGATGCGCCTTGTCGAGCGGGCCTTCGGCACCGATGGAGAGGCCGACACCGTGCAGCGAGACAGGGAGGCGCTCGCGCACCGCGGTGAGGAGGCGATGGGGCACACCGCCGTCGCCCATGAAGTTTTCGGCGTGGATCTCCACAAAGCCAAGCTGATCCGGCGCATCGAGGATGGCGTTGGCGTGCGCAAGCTTGAAGCCTGCACCAGCCCGCGCCGGGATGCCGGCCGGGCAGGAAAAGCCGCTCACCGGCCCTGCCCCGAAGGGCTGCGCCTCGGAGCTTTCCCTTGCTGCGTCCGGCAGATCATCAGGCGGACGGCACGTCGCGGTCGAGCGGCTTCAGCGAGCCTTCGCGGGCATCGCCGTCGGCCATGGCCGGAAGCTGGAACTTTTCTGCGCTGGCGGTGGTGGAATAGTCGGTGCAGGTGCCTTCGGGCACCAGGGTCCAGGCATTGCCCTGATAGTCGACCTTGGAGGTGCCGGCGCATGTGGTGCCGGGGCCCGCCGCGCAATCGTTGTCACCAGCGAGAGAGATGCCGTAGCACTTCTCGTTTGCGGCATGGGCGGGGGCAGTCGCGGCCAGCGTGCCTGCAGCGGCCACGGCAGCGGCAATTGCGGTCATCGAAAAGGGCTTGTTCATCGTATCACTCCGTTTGCATCCGGCATCAGGGCCTGCCGCCAATGTAGGCGGGCTTTCCGCCACGGACGAATAAACTGTCCGTGTGGAGGATGTCAGCAAATGGGAGCAGTCAGGACAAGCCTCGTGCAAGGCCGCAGGGACGGCCTTGCCGGGTCTCGTCGGTCGGACGCGGGGTCAGACCGTGAGGTTGAGATATTCGCGGAAGGCGTGGTGCACGACTTCGTTGCGGGACAGGCCGCGGCGTTCCAGTTCGGCTTCGCTCAGCTGGAACAGGCGCTCGGCTTCACGGCCGGCGCGGATTGCGCCACCAATGTCGGAAAACAGGCCATCGGACGAGCGGTGAAGGGCGCGACCTTCAAAACGATGCGGCGCGGTACGAGCGCGTGTGACCATGACAATTCCCCTGACTCACTTGACGATTGAGGCAACCCGTGCGGCTGCCTGTGAGCTCAAGATGTCGTCTTGGATTGTGCGCTGCAACACCGGCTGGTGCATTGCTGACGACCAAGCTGTGCATACCAGCGCGCGCGCTGAGGTCCACCACGCGAAACCGGCGCAAGGTCAGCGTGTTGGCGGCCGCTTCCGGCGCACATGGTTGCGCCCGGCGGCCGGCCGTCAACACAAATGCCCTCGGAGCGCGGTCCTGCGTCCGGCCGATCAGCTGTGTGCGGTGGCGGTCCGGGCCGGGGCGGTCTGGTGGGGGGCTTTGCCGTGGTCGGCCAGCAGCGCCAGCCCGTCGGCCGTGACGCGCACCATGGCGACCCCTTCGCGCGAGCGTTCCCGGCGCACGAGGCCGCGGTCCATCGCGTCTTCCCACACCGGAAGCCGGGGGCAGGAGGTTCGCCAGGCGTCCATCACTTCGGTGTAGGCGCGCGGGCCGCGCGCCACCCATTCCACAAGGTCGACGACGAGGGATTCGGGTCCATGCATGGCAACGGCTCCAACCAGCAGATGACGCGTAGGTCATAGCACAATTTTGGCTTGAAGAATAAGGGCCGCGCTTGCGCGGCCCTCCCTTGCGGGTCTGCGGTCAGTCGTAAAGGACTGCCGCAATCTCGGGGTCATCCATGTTGGACTTGTCGTACCAGTAGAAGCCGGTGTCGATGCTGGGCGGCACTTCGGCATTTCTGATCGCATCCACGGCAGCCTTCACCGTTTCGTAGCCGATGCCCACCGGGTTCTGGGTGATGGCGCCTGCCATCACGCCATCACGGATCGCTTTCTTCTGCGCCGCGCCGGAATCGTAGCCGATGATGACGACATTATCGCGCCCCATCTCGCTCACCCCGTTGACGACGCCGATGGCAGACCCCTCGTTGGCGCCGAAAATGCCCTTGATTTCCGGGTTGCCCTGAAGAATGGCCTTGGTGATCTCGGTCGATTCGAGCTGGTCGCCGCCGCCGTACTGGACGGTCACCACCTCGATGTCGGGATGCGCTTCCGCCATGCGGTTGGTGAACCCGTCCACGCGGTCGATGCCGGTGCGGCTGGTCTGGTCGTGCGCGACCACGGCAACCTGGCCGGCGTTGCCGATCAGCTCGGCCATCTTGTCGGCGGCCAGCGCTGCGGCGGCAACGTTGTCGGTGGAGGTGGTGGTGATCGGAATGTCGCTGTCGACGCCGGAGTCGAACGCGATCACCGGGATGCCGGCCTTCTGGGCCTGTCGCAGCAGCGGGATGGCGGCCTGGCTGTCGAGCGCGGCAAAGCCCACCGCCTGCGGGTTGTTGGCAAGCGCGGCCGCCAGCATGTCGATCTGGCGGTCGACCATGGTCTCGTTGTCCGGCCCCTCGAAGGTGACCCTGACGTCGAACTCGTCGGCCGCCTTGTCCGCGCCCTGTTTCACGGCCTGCCAGAACTGGTGCTGGAAGCCCTTGGAGATCAGCGGAATGAAAAGCGTGTCCTGGGCCATGGCGGGGGCGCTCAGGAATGCGGCGCCCACCGCGGCAAGGACGATTTGTTTCAGCATTGGTTGTTTCTCCCTGTTGTGTCGCTCGAAGGCTCGTGCGGCCTTCTTTGTCTTGAGCGGATCATGTCGTCCGGCGGCGCACCTGGTCCGCGTAGACGGCAAGAATGATGATGGCGCCGGTGACGACGGTCTGCCACTCCTGCGCCACCGAAAGGATGCGCAGCCCGTTGGTGAGGACCGCCATGATCAGCGCGCCGATGACCGTGCCGAGGATGGTCCCGCGCCCGCCCGAAAGCGATGTACCGCCGATCACCACGGCGGCAATGGCCTCCAGCTCGTAGCCGAGGCCGAGGGCCGGCTGGGCCGAGTTGAGCCGCGAGGCAATCAGCAGCCCCGCAATGCCGACGATGGCGCCCGCGGTGGCGTAGATCGCGATCTTCCACGCGTCGACGTTGACGCCGGAAAGGCGCACGGCCTCCTCGTTGGAGCCAAGCGCGAAGGTGTACCGGCCCAAAATGGTCTTTTCCAGAATGTACGCCGTGCCGGCGGCCACGAGGAAAAAGATGAGAACCCCGTTGGGGATGGGCACGGCGGGGAAGATCTCGCCAATCAGCGATCCGCGGGCAATGAGGTCGAACCCCGGCGTGTCGTTGAAATAGATCGGCCGGGTGCCGGAGATGACCAGCGCCAGACCTTTCAGGATCAGCATCATCCCGAGCGTTGCGATAAAGGGCGGGATCTTCATCTTGGCGACAAAAGTGCCCGAGCATACCCCGCACAGCGCGCCAATGCCGATGGACGTGATGATGCCAAGCGCCAGCGGCATGCCCCAGTAGGTGAGGACAACGCCGGTCAGAACCGCGCAAAACGTCATC
This window encodes:
- a CDS encoding DoxX family protein, producing the protein MVVRLHNAFFLNLQRFLEDWLIGTMGRLVFAGVLLVYFWNSAMTKLGDGLMGIINLSPGAYAQILPKEMEAVSYDPSQLGVLEHVVVHAGTYAEFILPALIVVGLFTRLASLGMIAFIAVMTWTDITQHGADAATIGSWFSAESGSAIADQRSLWVFLLVCLTLKGAGPLSLDALLGRLRGVR
- a CDS encoding DNA-binding domain-containing protein, with translation MQRPPSTQDRFLKALAGGTSPEGLSNGRGRPAPDRMDVYRNNVAASLRDSLRTTFATTARLMGDAFFDAAAVDYARQRPPQSPILARYGATFADFLAQLPGLTAYPFVPEVGRIEFARVTAYHAADAEPLGGDALADLGPQALVGVQLVAHPATALIRTPAGGLAAFQANQTPPLAQTPAAAALVTRPAFTVLTRPLDDAAATFAENLLHGAPLGEAAQVQGLDLAGALAQLLSAGAFHTRVVPTG
- a CDS encoding DUF692 domain-containing protein is translated as MSGFSCPAGIPARAGAGFKLAHANAILDAPDQLGFVEIHAENFMGDGGVPHRLLTAVRERLPVSLHGVGLSIGAEGPLDKAHLARLGAVAARYEPGLVSEHLAWSTHDGAYYNDLLPLPYTAGTLARVVSHINEVQDTLGRTMLLENPSSYLAFDSSTMDELSFMKAVTRQTGCGLILDVNNVFISAANLGFTAHDYIAAFPVEAVGEIHLAGHAEDADATGAPLLIDTHDRPVAPPVWSLYRAVLERTGRPVPTLIEWDTDIPPFEILAAEVSRADRILQACAATEGVG
- a CDS encoding DUF2282 domain-containing protein, giving the protein MNKPFSMTAIAAAVAAAGTLAATAPAHAANEKCYGISLAGDNDCAAGPGTTCAGTSKVDYQGNAWTLVPEGTCTDYSTTASAEKFQLPAMADGDAREGSLKPLDRDVPSA
- a CDS encoding ABC transporter substrate-binding protein, with protein sequence MLKQIVLAAVGAAFLSAPAMAQDTLFIPLISKGFQHQFWQAVKQGADKAADEFDVRVTFEGPDNETMVDRQIDMLAAALANNPQAVGFAALDSQAAIPLLRQAQKAGIPVIAFDSGVDSDIPITTTSTDNVAAAALAADKMAELIGNAGQVAVVAHDQTSRTGIDRVDGFTNRMAEAHPDIEVVTVQYGGGDQLESTEITKAILQGNPEIKGIFGANEGSAIGVVNGVSEMGRDNVVIIGYDSGAAQKKAIRDGVMAGAITQNPVGIGYETVKAAVDAIRNAEVPPSIDTGFYWYDKSNMDDPEIAAVLYD
- a CDS encoding ABC transporter permease produces the protein MTTTNAARTGAGARLLSGGAYQKLLAFASLVALLVIFSLASPNFMQTPNILAILQATSVNGVLAVAVTLVIITGGIDLSVGTMMTFCAVLTGVVLTYWGMPLALGIITSIGIGALCGVCSGTFVAKMKIPPFIATLGMMLILKGLALVISGTRPIYFNDTPGFDLIARGSLIGEIFPAVPIPNGVLIFFLVAAGTAYILEKTILGRYTFALGSNEEAVRLSGVNVDAWKIAIYATAGAIVGIAGLLIASRLNSAQPALGLGYELEAIAAVVIGGTSLSGGRGTILGTVIGALIMAVLTNGLRILSVAQEWQTVVTGAIIILAVYADQVRRRTT